DNA sequence from the Oryza brachyantha chromosome 5, ObraRS2, whole genome shotgun sequence genome:
AGCCTAGGCTACGATAGGGTCGATGCGTAGATGATCCTGGGCAGGGTCAATCCCTTTGTGTTCACTGCATATCATTGTTTCCCTTTGGCATTAAGCACGTTGAAAAGAAGGTGTCATTGGGGGTGCTCGCTCCTCCGTGTGTTTGATTCTCTCAAAAGTGTGCGTCCAAACGCTAGCCGAAGGAGAAAAGCTGAGCCGGCCGGAATCGGCGAACTCATCGTCGtcaatatagaaaaatggaaGCAAAGTTTTTGCCAGAATACAATGGAAAACCCACCAGCCAACGATCTGCTGCCGCTAAGCTTGCCTAGTTGTTGGCTGCATTGGCAGTTGTCAGGTTTGTCAAACTCTTGACATTGGCAGCGGCCATGTTAGTTCTTTCTGGGTGATGCTTTCGGTTTCGTCCTACGTACGGGTTGTGTGGTCCATTGTTCAGATCGAGCAGTGTATGCAATTATGGATGCACGAATCATGACGAGGCACACGGAGCTAATTAAACAAACTGGCAAATTAAGAGTTCTAAACTGGAAGGGCTCTGATTAGTGTCTGGGACAGCCTTTGTTTTGCGGTTACGCGAGCCCCATGTTTTTGACATCACCGTCACATGGCAGTATGGCAAAGCACACTAATTAAGGCCGTGTTAGGCTATACCTCTTCCTTATCCAGATTCCATCGTTTTTTTCGTGCATGCCTTTTGAACTGTTagacggtgtattttttatgaatttttatagaaaaattgttttaaaatatcatattaatctatttttaattttatataattaataattaattaatcgtgtactaatttattactacgtttttcgtgccgaaTAACTTAGCTCAAAACAACACAAAACTAAAGCGGGCTAAGAGTTCTAAACTACTCGTAgggctactttttttttttttaagtctggACTGATAAGTCTCATCTTTTCTTCAACTTCTATACTGCTAAGTCATGATCAGTCATAATTCAGACGAGAGGAAATTCCTCAGTTGATATGGAGTGTTTGTCGCATCCCTTATATGCCACCCAGTGACGTAGAGAGAAATCCGCAAATATTCAGTGAAGATTAATCTTTCATGACAAGTGTCATACCGTGTCATGCGATGACGTGATGATCAGCGCGACAACCGAAACTACGGGCCTTATAGAAAGCCCAGAACCAAAATTGCTCCAAACTGGCCGCATGTGAGACAAGTCTCATGTTGATGGGCTGATGGTAGATTTCCACCAAGGGACTAAAATTACAGCCCACATAAAAAGCCCAAAATATACCCAAATCGCTCAAAATCAGCCCAATTAAATCAAGCCGGGCCGGTTCGTGCGGCCCACCAGAAGGAATCGCCACCGGCCAGCCAGGCTGTACACCACGGTGCTCTCCTCGTCTCGTCTCCGCTTCCACCGTGCAAGTCTGGCTGCTTCGGTTTGCTCGGGCGGATCGGAGAAAggcagcgtcgtcgtcgtctcgttGCTTCGCTTCCTCCCGAATCCTCGTCTCGATTTCGCTCGCGGTCTCTGGCGGAGGGATCGGGGGGCGGCGCGACGATGAGCGTGATCGACATCCTCACGCGGGTGGACTCCATCTGCAAGAAGTACGACAAGTACGACGTCGACAGGCTCAACGGCGCcaacgtcgccggcgaggacccATTCGCCCGCCTCTACGGCTCCGTCGACGCCGAGATCAGCGAATGCGTCGAGGTCGGTGCCCCATACgttcctcttctctccctccactCTGGTGGTTGGCTTCTCCCCTCGATCTGAATCTGGCCCTGTTTCAGaaagcggaggcggcgaagcAGGAGAAGAACCGCGCCACGGTGGTCGCGCTCAACGCGGAGATCCGGCGAACCAAGGCGAAGCTCCTCGAGGAGGACCTGCCCAAGCTGCAGCGCCTCGCGCTGAAGAAGGTTACTCGTCTCTACACTACCCTCTTGGTTTGGGTGAATCATGCTAGATCTACGGATGGTGTGACCCGAGGATTCTTTATCTCCTTGTTTACTCTACTAGTTTTTACCGGGATGCTCGGTGCCTAATTTTAGGATGCGCGATTTGTCAGCACTGGACTGTATGGAGCTCTTCGTCAAGGAAGTGATTTGCATGGCCATTTGATGTTGATGGAATTTAGGATTTGTGGACTATGTTTGATTTTAGTGGAAAATTTGGGGTTTGGATTAGTAATATGCTGGACTCTTGACTTGTCTGAATCTCATGAGCGAGTCAGACTTTTCATTGTATTGCTAGGATGGAGACTAATTGGGTGAAACTAGAATCTGCATAGTTTCAGAGATGAACCCATCACAGAGTGGGGGTGGCTGGTTGTCTCACTGCACATTGTATTATGTAATTGGTGTCAAATTCATTGTGCATAAACCATATGAGGCCTCTTCATCATTTTGAATTGCTTGTCTTTACCAAAGATAGagctatttattttaattagacTATTGGATAAAGGCGACACAGCTGATGTTGAGACTTCTAATCTTCTTCTGCTGTTGTCCCAGAACTTAATTCACACTAGATTTTAACTTGATGTTTTcatagagttaattttgtaagATTACTTTTCCATTGCTACAGATATCAGTGCATGTCACCTGCATATCTGCATTTGAAAATGTGATGTCCTTGACACTCTTTTGTCATGCACACCTGTGTTGGTTatactttgttttcttttagaatATGCTTTTACATTGTTCAATTATATGATTAGTTTTGAAGCAATATGTTGTTGCAACAGGTCAAAGGGCTCACAAAAGAGGAGCTTGCAACCCGTAGTGATCTGGTTGCCGCCTTACCTGATAGAATACAATCAATACCTGATGGTAGTTCTAGTGCAAAGAAAAATGGGACTTGGGGTGCCTCAGGATCCCGTACTGGTGGAGCCATTAAGTTTGACACTTCTGGTTAGTATTCATTATTCATCATATGACATGTGCGTTCTGTTTATTAATATACAAAATATGCattgtattttagttttaaagaTGTGTCGAACTTCTACTCCCCCCTGTGCATTGCCTGTTCTAGATTGCACAAAGCAGTCACATTTTGCATTACTTGGTTCATTTTATAAGTATCCCTCGTGTCTAGAAGGTTGCATTTCCAATTTATGAAGGGATCCTAATGTTGAGCTTGTGGTTCcatacacatgtttttttaaatgtaaaatCATTTTTGAGAGCTTAATCTTATCATTATTATCTACTAACTTCTGTCAGGTTATGTTGTTGAGTGCACaacattagcatatattttgATTAGCTAGCTCTTGTTTTTGTATTAGCATGGCAATGTTGAAATAtattgccaccaccaccagattGACAGGTTTTTGATTAACCATATCCATGTATACAATCATGCCTTAAGTTGTTTGAACAATGttttttgtgtttcttttctcattaTTTCTGGCATGATCCTGTTAGATTCTCATCTTCTTGTTTTGGTCCTTTTGAGGGTGCCATGAGCTGACCTGTTTTCCTGCTTATCATACTGTATGCACAGATGGCAACTTTGATGATGAGTACTTTAAGGGGACAGACGAATCAAATCAGTTCCGCCGGGAATATGAGATGCGCAAAATAAAACAGGTAATGTGTTAATTCACTGAGCAtgcttttcttccttttcattttcagCTGCTGATGGAAGTGCAATTTCTTTTGTAATGTGACCTGCGTATTGCATTGAAATTTTTCAGGATGAAGGTTTGGATGTTATCAGTGAAGGGCTGGGAACTCTGAAAGCCATGGCTGCTGATATGAATGAGGTTACCTTCTGTGCTTCATCACGATTTATACAATTGAATAAAGCAATGATTATATACAGGTAGATAATGTACTTAACTTTTGTGATCATCAGGAATTGGATAGGCAAGTTCCATTGATGGATGAAATGGACGAGAAGGTTGGTTCTCTGATAACCATCAATTCTTCTTCTGCAATTGTGCAAATATCGAGCAGTGCTTAGTTCATGTTGTAATGATGAATGTAGGTGGATAGAGCCAACACAGATTTGAAGAATACCAACGTGAGACTAAAAGAGACTGTTCTTCAGGTAACACATAGCACTTCTCCCAGCATGCTTGAGTATTTGGTTGAGTTATACTTATTTGATTTTCCTTATGGACTTTATCAGCTGAGATCCAGTCGTAACTTTTGCATCGATATCATCCTGCTCTGTGTTATACTTGGTATTGCTGCCTATCTTTACAAGTAAGTGGTTTTCTTTCCAGACAAGCTTCAATTTCAAAGTAAACCACCCCCTGCTTGACTCATAAGACCATACCCACATATTCTTATTAGTTTTCCTTTCAGGTTTTCTTTTAGTCATGCTAGTGAGGTAGCCTGTTAGGCCACATGCTAACATTGTCCCATGCTTTCGTGTTGCAGTGTGCTAAAAAAGTGAGACCAGACGTTGCCATAGAACCAAACTCATGTTGTGGTTGTTTCCTTGCGATTGATCCATGTATCACTATCATGCATTCATGCCTTCcggtgatggatggatgagttTCGACGTATCCACGAGCTGCCCTCtttgtttttatctatgtGTAATAGTATGGCCTTCTGGAACTTCGATCAGTCTTGTCGAAATAGTGAGCATTGTATGCGCGAAACCCAGACGTCTTCGGTATATCTGCGAGTTTAATTCTTAACAAGAGCGTATCAACACTCATGAACTATGTAAACCTTCTCATGTATATTCATTCCGTCAGTTCTTTGGTTTGTATATTCATTCCGTCAGTTCTTTCACCCCCTCTTTTCGTTCTCGTTCtgcatatgcttataaattaaaattaaaatttttaacctcaaatttaaagttgatgttggtgtttttttaccgaagtttattttctagccttggtcTCTAGATTATTATGAATACGTATATACAAGTTTcatttacattatttttcgtttgtaaatatgctggaaaaaaagctaaacaatcagCTTCTTTGGTTGTGCCATCACGTTGTGTTTAAGCGGTCTccacaccaaaaaaaaatcaatagatggcaaaaagtcaaataaaaacaatggcAGGATTCACCAAAATCCACCGATATGGTACTAATGGTAGGTTgctttaaaatttctttgaaaccTCTCCAATATTTGTGAAAGCTCCGATTCACTTTGCATTACTTCCTCTATCTTATATGAGGAATTTATCTAGAATCAGATCTGATGTATCTACTTTAATGAATCTGGAcatgatgaatttagacaaaggCTTGTCCTCAAGCTATTATGACGaatcaaaacaaataatactCCTAGAATCTAAACAAGCAATACTAGAATTTAGACAAAAGCTTGTCCATAACCTACGAAGGATCCTACATGGCTcgtgttttttctctttctccccgACCTATATTCTTTTGCGATTCTTGTTTTTCGAACAGCtacacaatatatttttcaaaaaatggaaaatatttttaaaatcataccaattattttaaaaagtttttgtagctaataactaattaattatatagtaaaTCATTTTTAAGTACCACTTACTACTTACTAATCCTAGCTATTAAAATTTGGCACATTTAATTAGGTGGCTATATTTCGGAGCTGGGACAGAGGTAAGTAGTATTTTGTAGCCGctattagagcaggtacaatagcatacTATAAgtcagttataaatatattttaaagagataagagagaaaaaatttgAGTTACTGATTTGTAGTCAGTTGCACACAGACTGTGTGTAGAGGTGTATGTGGGCCGGTCCGTGAACCCGCTTATAGGTCAATTAAGCGGGTAATCCGATGGACAACCCACTTAATTGACCTATAAGCGGGTTAGCGGGTCTACCTATTTACACCCTTAACTGtgtatatgatatgtgagatcatatattgatgttttgtaaattattattatatgaattaactattagattgattttagatgaattagagATGATGCTATATATAgtgttgaacttgctcttaccgTCTCGGGTGGCTGGCTTTGAGTCTCTCCTTTCCCAGTTTCCCGTTCGTCTCTCCAAACCTGCGAGGCGGCTCCCTCCCGCCATTCTGATTTGGCTTCCCGCCCCAATTCCCGCCGCAGCATAaacctcccccccccccccccccctacaAAAGGCATCAGCCTGcgccctctccccctctcgcGCCGCTGCGCTCCCCAATCCATCAACGCTGCCGCGCGCGATCCCTTCCTCCCCTCTGCGGCAAGcctcgcctccccctcctcacctctccgcccggcggcggcggcggcggcgatgagcgCGGTGAACATAACCAACGTGGCGGTGCTGGACAACCCCACCGCCTTCCTCAACCCCTTCCAGTTCGAGATCTCCTACGAGTGCCTCATCCCCCTCGACGACGGTAACGGCccgcctcccccctcccctcctggTTTCCCTGCTGGCGTGGCGGCGTGCTAGGGTTTCGTGCGGTTGGGTCGTTCGTTAGGTGCCGTCTCGATCCGGCGAAGCCAGCCCTGCGCCGTGTCGGTTTTGCTGCCGCGAGCATGTAGTGTCCTGATTTTGGAGTGGTGCAGGTCAGGACTCGACCATGGGCTTGCATTTCTCGGACATAACCTGATATATTTGTGCTGTGAATGGTAATATATCGTGCCAATCTCCATTCATGGTTAATGGCACGTTTGTGCAGTGGAGGAATGCTGCACGCAGCCGCACTCTAGCATGTTTTGTATGCAGTGGCCAACTTGACAAACCAAAGGGATTacttgtttcctttttttgaaaggggaaaaaatatcATGGAATACAGACCACGCACTTAATATCTAATTAAGAAAGAGTTAAGTATTTCCGCTGTGCATTTAATCATAGGCGAAATGGTGAGCACCAGCAAATTCTGAAGGATCACTTGTTTTGATTATCATCTGCTGATTCCTGACCACTGTCAAGTTAACTAGGAGCAGATAGGTTGAGGAAAGGTTAATGTGTTGGTTTTTCTTCTCATATAAGGCACCTTACTTGGCCACAGCTTGCAAAAGTGTGTTGATATAGGAGTcgatgatctttttttttgttaacttATCCTTTGCCTTAGGTTAGGGATCAGTTTAAGTTGCACAACTAATTTTGTCTTGAAGTTTTCAGTATCTGGTATTGCATGGGATATGTCATTTGTTCCTCATACCAGTGTGGCAGTATGCTATGACATCAAATATATTAGCCTATCAGTTTATAGATTGATATTGTTAGTGTCTGTCACCAGGTTGTTTCGTGCTACCTTTTTCCTATATGCAGTAGTAGTGTAGCGTACTGATACAGGGGGAAAGATGCTGAAGTTACTGACGCACTTTATGCAATTACCGCAAACAAATTTATGCTAACAACTCAATGTGCAgtttatgtatttttcttaaagTAGCTGACTGTTAATTTATACTTTACTCTGTTGTTTTTTGTTGAGGGCTTAGCCAATTGCAGTTAAAAAAATGGTGTTTAACTTGTCAGTTTCCTCTCAAGATGTCTGATTCCCTCTGCTATCACCACTGATTCTGATATACtgttctatgttttttttgttaatcatCCTTCTTCACTGAATCACTATACAACGTTGACCTATCTGGCATGATGAGATTCTACAAGATTTCTCAAGATCATGTCATCTTGATTGTATTTGAGTAGTGTAGATCATCATCAAGGGACTGGAAAGTGTTCGGAGGTGGTTTCCTTTTGTGCAATGGAATTCAAGAAATGTGCTACTTCTCTTTTCCTGTACTCTTGGTTCTTCTTTGTAGATGAGATACAACATGCACGTTGGACAGTAGCAAGATATGCTATATGATTGCGCTTACATGAGTATACTGCCTAGAAATTCTACATATGTCCTCCAGCTAAGAGTAAAGTCCCTTGGTATGGCTTATACCATGAAACATGCACTTTTCCATCTAAAttgagttaaattttaattgcCAGGTAACATTGGCATTTCTTGAGTACTGGAGTATGAACACATCAGAGTATATACTTGACATTCTGCAACTGGCAAACATGTAGAAAATTGTTTTTCCAAATGGGCTTTCTTATGCGCTTTGATTTTTCCTATTGTCATTTCTTCAGGATATGTGGTGATGCTAAAAAGTCTGTTGTGTTAACCTTTTAGATCTGGAATGGAAGCTTATATATGTTGGATCTGCTGAAGATGAAAATTATGACCAACAATTAGAGAGTGTGCTTGTTGGCCCTGTCAATGTTGGGACCTACCGTTTTGTACTCCAGGTAAATTTGGTTTTGTTATACTAAAATACTAGTGCACAATGGATCCAAAAATCCTACCACAGTTTCATTCCTTGTTCAGTTTTCTTTGGTCAATTAAGCTTGCACATTCAGATTTCAGAGCCACCAAGTTCTGAATTCCATAATTGATGTTCCATTTTCATTTCAGGCTGACCCACCGGATCCCTCAAAGATTCGTGAAGAAGACATAATCGGTGTTACTGTGCTGCTATTGACATGTTCCTACATGGGACAAGAGTTCATGAGGGTAGGTTACTATGTGAACAATGATTATGATGATGAGCAACTGAGAGAAGAGCCTCCAGCAAAGCTTCTAATAGACAGGGTGCAGAGGAACATTCTGGCTGACAAGCCCCGTGTCACCAAGTTCCCAATCAACTTCCATCCTGAACCCAGTACGAGTGcagggcagcagcagcaggagccaCAGACAACTTCGCCGGAAAACCACACAGGCGATGATGGAAGTAAGCCCAGTGCTGATCAATGATCGGAGTGAGGATGCTAACATTTTGATGCGTGTGCATTTAGGATATCTTGCGATGCTGTGAGTGGCAATTATGCTTCTGCATTCTCCTAGGTTGTCATTTTGGTGGCGCATCTTATGGAAGGCAAATGTTCCCTAGTTCTTGGTAGTTGTTGAAAACCGTCTGTTCTCTTGAAATCTGCCAATCTGGATAAGGGTACTTGCGTCTGTCTGTTTCATCAAATGCTGGATGTTTCCCTTGCTTAGACCATAGGGTGCTACAGCCAAGAGTGCCATTGATTAGTCATGGGTACTTTGTTTGTGGTCTATTAGAACTCTAGATTATTGTAACTAACCGGAATCCTTTTGCGCACTTTGTGCAAGTTAAATGGTATGATCCGTAAGCGAGATGCTTGTTCATCCTCAAGTTTTCCTGGTTCAACCTGCGAAACCAGATAgttttctgaatttctgatgcaGTGTAACTGGCAATGGATTGCTGGTCTCTGAAATCAGGCATTCAGCCAGTTAGCatagtatgtatatatttactaCAGCTTCCTGTACCGATGGTATCTGACTGAAGGTCTGAAGCTGCGTGGCACCAACATTCAGCGAGTCTCACACCATGGCTGGAGAAGGAGATCGTACCGAAAATGTTCAGCATTTTAGCGTGAGTGCATATGACTGCGCCGCTACCTTATCCGTTGTGGCCATTATAATTATCTGAAGTTTCGAGCCATGAGAGGCGATCTGGCGCTCCGTTTGGATCGACACGTCCTCGCGGATACGGTAGCCATGTCAGTCACGTAGCCGCAGTGAGCGAGCGCACTCGCATGGCGTCTGCTGGCAAACCGACGTCTTGGCGACAGCGACTACCGGCTGTCGGTTATTTTTCTGAAGGATTCCTGATGGCACCGCCGGTGGATGCAGGCTTCCCGTGGCCGCGACTGCTGCTGTGCTGCATCAGACATTCAGATCTGCTAAAATATTCACATTGGTTTTCTGTTTTCTATAGATCTTGGAacttcagaattcagatggCGTGTAGGAGACTAGTAGGAGTCAGTACGTTCTCTGCTCTCAGGAGAACACTGCAAAAAAAACCATTTCCATATCCATGTTTGCTTTCTTTTCTCACGTCTAGCACTACAGCGGCTGCACCTGATCGAGAAGGATCCATCTAAACATCGACGACCCCCGCAGCAGGTTCCATGAAGAGGAAGATGATGATGCTTATGTGCTGCATAATTACGCACACAAGCAGCCATGAGCAAGCCCTGGACAAATTCCACAGTCACACAGGCTGGAAGCTTTGGCCTGCTGGCTTGCTCAGACTCAGCTGCCTCATAGCAGCCCATTGTTTTCGTCTCTTCTGCACACGGATCAAGAAAGTGATGTGACGTAGGGGGAGGCCGGAAAGGGCAAAACCGCAAGAGCTTTTTGAATGAAATATTCCGTCGACGGCTAGCTGACGAAAGCGTCGAAGTGCCAACCCCCGGCAAACATCCCTGTCAGTATCGTCTGTACCCCCGGGAAATTAACTATTTGTTACTCTTACCAATGGCCACTACTCAAATGCCGTTTTTAATGTTTTGCTATAATAGAGACATATAAAATCCGTTCTAtcccttttatctcttttatatttttttctcataacttttttttctgcatGGTTTACTCTCATTATTTCTAATGAGACACGATTACTAGAAATGACATCACAACTCCTATCatgatgaattaatattttacttaaaccatatttatagaaaatttctaCATTCCAAAGTTTTTTAATgacataattaaatgtttcttttcttgttacAATGTCTGACGGATCAGGTATTAAATATGACATACtaaaataatgaataaaagtttaatttctcAATATCCATAGCTCGAGCACGAGTTAAACACATAGCATTATTAGGGTTAATTTATATCCGtagctattttatttactatgcAAATTATTTTAGCATACAAGTAAACATGGTAAAGA
Encoded proteins:
- the LOC102712258 gene encoding syntaxin-71 encodes the protein MSVIDILTRVDSICKKYDKYDVDRLNGANVAGEDPFARLYGSVDAEISECVEKAEAAKQEKNRATVVALNAEIRRTKAKLLEEDLPKLQRLALKKVKGLTKEELATRSDLVAALPDRIQSIPDGSSSAKKNGTWGASGSRTGGAIKFDTSDGNFDDEYFKGTDESNQFRREYEMRKIKQDEGLDVISEGLGTLKAMAADMNEELDRQVPLMDEMDEKVDRANTDLKNTNVRLKETVLQLRSSRNFCIDIILLCVILGIAAYLYNVLKK
- the LOC102700716 gene encoding histone chaperone ASF1B-like, producing the protein MSAVNITNVAVLDNPTAFLNPFQFEISYECLIPLDDDLEWKLIYVGSAEDENYDQQLESVLVGPVNVGTYRFVLQADPPDPSKIREEDIIGVTVLLLTCSYMGQEFMRVGYYVNNDYDDEQLREEPPAKLLIDRVQRNILADKPRVTKFPINFHPEPSTSAGQQQQEPQTTSPENHTGDDGSKPSADQ